From the genome of Devriesea agamarum, one region includes:
- a CDS encoding Ppx/GppA phosphatase family protein, translating into MVKSEGKHAVGAPVAAIDCGTNSIRLLIATARNTEGSDAAPADRGTSPRGLQDLARRMEIVRLGHGVDRTGRLDEQAIARTLDATRRYADLCTEHGVRKIRFVATSATRDADNRDDFVSGVRNILGVEPEVISGATEAALSFRGALSGLGSQVSAPYLVVDIGGGSTEFVLGTDEPTHRISVDMGCVRMAERYLRTDPPTPEEIQAAAADIEAVIDQAAEAVPFEQTRTLVGLAGSVTTVTAHALGLTRYEPAHIDGAVLQIPDALAACRDLLTSTREYRAGLGFMHPGRVDVIGAGALVWAKILERLSAQAGLSTVRTSEHDILDGIALSLFDREN; encoded by the coding sequence ATGGTTAAAAGTGAGGGTAAGCACGCGGTAGGGGCACCGGTAGCCGCTATTGATTGCGGCACGAACTCGATTCGTCTGCTTATTGCGACGGCTCGCAATACAGAGGGTTCAGACGCTGCACCCGCAGACCGCGGAACATCCCCGCGTGGTCTACAGGACCTTGCGCGACGCATGGAGATTGTGCGTCTCGGTCACGGAGTAGATCGCACGGGTCGACTCGATGAACAGGCTATTGCCCGGACTCTGGATGCCACCCGTCGATATGCCGACCTGTGCACTGAACACGGGGTGCGCAAGATTCGATTTGTCGCGACCTCCGCAACCCGAGATGCAGATAACCGGGACGATTTTGTGAGCGGGGTGCGCAATATCCTCGGCGTTGAACCCGAGGTGATCTCCGGCGCCACGGAAGCAGCTTTGTCATTTCGCGGTGCTTTAAGCGGTCTGGGTTCGCAGGTTTCGGCGCCGTACCTGGTGGTCGATATCGGTGGTGGTTCCACGGAGTTTGTTCTTGGAACCGATGAGCCGACGCATCGCATCAGTGTCGATATGGGCTGCGTACGGATGGCTGAGCGATACCTTCGCACAGACCCACCGACTCCTGAGGAAATTCAGGCAGCGGCTGCAGATATTGAAGCGGTGATCGACCAGGCGGCCGAGGCGGTGCCATTCGAGCAGACGCGGACGCTGGTAGGGCTGGCCGGCTCGGTGACAACTGTCACCGCGCATGCGCTGGGGCTTACACGGTACGAGCCTGCGCACATTGATGGGGCGGTTCTACAGATCCCGGATGCGCTTGCGGCGTGTCGCGATTTGCTGACGTCGACGCGCGAATATCGGGCGGGTCTTGGGTTCATGCATCCGGGCCGAGTCGACGTGATTGGAGCAGGTGCGCTGGTCTGGGCCAAGATTTTGGAACGCCTCAGCGCCCAGGCGGGGCTTTCGACCGTGCGCACGAGTGAGCATGACATCCTCGACGGCATTGCGCTTAGCCTGTTCGACCGCGAAAACTGA
- a CDS encoding NAD(P)/FAD-dependent oxidoreductase — MSNFTGTKPHVLILGGGAVGMTAAQSLRKDFGSQVAITVVDPRPYMTYQPFLPEVGAGAIDPRNVLASHRTVLRGCKLITGAVREIKHAHKTVVVETEGGDLDVVYDYLVVGLGSVPRTLPIPGLAENAIGFKWVEEAVAVRDKILSNLAEAASTKDSELRKRLLTFTFVGGGFAGGEAIAEAEDMVRGALKLYPDLHASDVRFVLIEAMGRILPEVGEDLGKYALRQLRERGIEVKLETFLNSCVDGKVQTSDGDEFESDLIVWTAGIKPNPILAQSDLPLNQTGRLDCLPDLRVKGDSGPLEGVFAGGDCTTVPDLASGEGKVCPPNAQHAVRQAKVIADNIARAVQGRPLVDYFHRNLGVMATLGRYKGVGTLMLGKRKVELKGLPIWLMARAYHVYAMPTLSRKVGVVAGWITQLFSNRDVVAIPQQERPRAAFEQASASSPKKG, encoded by the coding sequence ATGTCCAATTTCACCGGCACGAAGCCGCATGTCCTCATCCTTGGTGGGGGCGCCGTCGGGATGACGGCAGCCCAGTCTCTTCGTAAGGACTTTGGCTCCCAGGTCGCTATCACCGTGGTCGACCCACGCCCTTACATGACGTACCAGCCGTTCCTGCCTGAGGTAGGGGCTGGAGCAATCGACCCGCGCAACGTTCTCGCGTCTCACCGCACGGTTTTGCGCGGATGCAAGCTCATAACCGGCGCGGTTCGCGAAATTAAGCACGCGCACAAAACCGTGGTCGTCGAAACTGAGGGCGGGGACCTCGACGTCGTCTACGACTACCTCGTGGTGGGGCTCGGCTCGGTGCCGCGTACGCTGCCTATTCCCGGTTTGGCGGAGAACGCTATCGGCTTCAAATGGGTTGAAGAGGCTGTGGCGGTTCGGGACAAGATTTTGTCCAACCTGGCCGAGGCTGCGTCCACGAAAGATTCTGAGCTGCGCAAGCGGCTGCTGACCTTCACGTTCGTCGGTGGCGGGTTCGCTGGGGGTGAGGCTATCGCTGAGGCGGAGGACATGGTCCGCGGAGCGTTGAAGCTGTACCCGGACCTGCATGCATCCGACGTTCGTTTCGTGCTGATTGAAGCGATGGGCCGGATCCTGCCTGAAGTCGGTGAGGATCTTGGAAAGTACGCGCTGCGTCAGCTGCGCGAGCGCGGTATCGAGGTCAAGTTGGAGACTTTCTTGAACTCGTGTGTGGATGGCAAGGTGCAGACCAGCGATGGGGACGAGTTTGAATCGGATCTGATCGTGTGGACTGCGGGAATTAAGCCCAACCCGATTCTCGCGCAGTCGGATCTGCCCTTGAATCAGACCGGTCGGTTGGACTGTCTGCCTGACCTTCGGGTGAAGGGTGATAGCGGTCCGCTGGAGGGTGTGTTTGCCGGTGGTGACTGCACGACTGTTCCGGACCTCGCCTCGGGTGAGGGCAAGGTCTGCCCGCCTAATGCTCAGCACGCCGTGCGTCAGGCAAAGGTGATCGCAGACAATATTGCGCGCGCTGTTCAGGGTCGGCCGTTGGTGGATTACTTCCACCGGAATCTCGGTGTGATGGCCACGCTGGGGCGGTACAAGGGCGTGGGCACCTTGATGCTTGGCAAACGTAAGGTTGAGCTGAAGGGTCTGCCGATTTGGCTGATGGCGCGTGCCTACCACGTCTATGCGATGCCGACTCTGTCCAGGAAGGTCGGTGTGGTGGCTGGCTGGATTACCCAGCTGTTCTCCAACCGCGATGTGGTCGCTATTCCGCAGCAAGAACGTCCTCGCGCGGCGTTCGAGCAGGCGTCGGCGTCCTCGCCGAAGAAAGGTTGA
- a CDS encoding FtsB family cell division protein yields MTPRRPGAPQRAGRPVAVSASARSPKSAGQKSAASKPRSGRRNEGFRTTPAGRRPAASTRSRAGADPVRRRDDGGRGLGLTKRALFLVVVVVISLATLVPSLNEYVAQRQQIDAMRVKVEQQQKEVAQLNTDLKRWDDPAYIAAQARQRLLYAKPGETQYRLTDSSGKNVPLTEEQKAANEASKDEWYSTLWQSVEGASAVRAEDDPLEGTPTGGNG; encoded by the coding sequence ATGACTCCACGACGACCGGGCGCCCCGCAACGTGCGGGTCGCCCGGTCGCTGTTTCTGCCTCGGCGCGTTCGCCTAAGAGCGCCGGGCAAAAGTCAGCAGCCTCAAAGCCCCGGTCAGGTCGGCGCAACGAAGGTTTTCGGACGACCCCGGCAGGCAGGCGACCGGCGGCTTCGACCAGGTCGCGTGCCGGAGCTGATCCGGTGCGTCGACGCGATGATGGTGGTCGTGGCTTGGGTCTTACGAAACGGGCCCTGTTTCTGGTTGTGGTTGTGGTGATCTCACTTGCGACCTTGGTGCCCTCGTTAAACGAATATGTGGCGCAGCGTCAGCAGATCGATGCCATGCGGGTCAAGGTTGAGCAGCAGCAAAAAGAAGTGGCGCAGCTCAACACCGATCTGAAGAGGTGGGATGATCCCGCCTATATCGCAGCCCAGGCGAGGCAGCGTTTGCTGTATGCCAAGCCGGGTGAAACCCAATACCGTCTGACTGATTCCTCGGGCAAGAATGTCCCCCTGACCGAGGAACAAAAAGCAGCCAATGAGGCCTCGAAGGACGAGTGGTATTCGACACTGTGGCAATCGGTGGAGGGTGCCAGCGCGGTCCGGGCTGAGGATGATCCATTAGAGGGGACCCCAACGGGAGGAAACGGGTGA
- a CDS encoding DUF501 domain-containing protein: MKVQLGRVMRGVHSIARRCACGCPAVVRTVPRLPDGTPFPTSLYLTLPSMVQAISRLEAGGVMSELTERLAHDEDLAAGYRRAHDRYLARRGELGEAREIEGISAGGMPARVKCLHAVVGQSLAEGEGVNPVGDLVLRQLADDGDADIDRCTCDDAQPRSTVMTVQR; this comes from the coding sequence ATGAAAGTTCAGCTAGGACGAGTAATGCGCGGGGTGCATTCGATTGCACGGCGGTGTGCCTGCGGTTGTCCCGCTGTCGTCAGGACGGTTCCGCGGTTGCCCGATGGAACTCCGTTCCCCACCAGTTTGTATCTGACGTTACCGAGTATGGTGCAGGCCATTTCGCGGCTTGAAGCGGGTGGGGTGATGTCGGAACTGACAGAGCGCTTGGCCCACGATGAGGATTTAGCTGCCGGATATAGACGCGCCCATGATCGGTATCTCGCGCGCCGCGGAGAGCTGGGGGAGGCTAGAGAAATCGAGGGGATCAGCGCGGGCGGTATGCCCGCTCGGGTGAAGTGCCTGCACGCGGTGGTCGGTCAGTCGCTCGCTGAAGGTGAAGGGGTCAATCCCGTCGGTGATCTGGTGCTCAGGCAACTTGCTGACGACGGCGACGCAGACATTGACCGGTGTACCTGCGATGATGCCCAGCCCCGGAGCACTGTGATGACGGTTCAGCGATGA